One Romboutsia sp. 13368 genomic window carries:
- a CDS encoding RsmF rRNA methyltransferase first C-terminal domain-containing protein, translating into MIELPKKFLEDMQGLLNDEYESFIKSYDEAKTTGLRINTLKIDKEKLLNLNLYKLSPIPWANEGFYYDEQIDRPGKSPLHESGAYYLQEPSAMSVVPHLDIKEGDKVLDMCAAPGGKSTYILSELNDTGLLVSNEINPTRIRALGENLERFGARNCIITNTDSNNLRKVFTGYFDKIVIDAPCSGQGMFRKDEVAITDWSYAKVLECQSIQKDIIRDGYDMLSNGGILVYSTCTFAKEENEDVINEFISEYEGAKLIEMQRIWPHKVKGEGHFVAKIQKLEDEDCNIKYIKIKNNDKEVKDYREFEKKFLNISMGNRFDIRGENLYLLPEEHPDTKKLKVLRYGLHLGMLKKNRFEPSHALSHYLKMEDVKNVEDFSIEDSKVLDYLRGNTIETGKSRGWVLVCVEGIGLGWGKESNGVLKNHYPKGLRINY; encoded by the coding sequence TTGATTGAATTACCAAAAAAGTTTTTAGAAGATATGCAAGGTCTTCTTAATGATGAATATGAAAGTTTTATAAAAAGCTACGATGAAGCAAAAACTACAGGACTAAGAATTAATACCTTAAAAATAGATAAAGAAAAATTATTAAACTTAAATTTATATAAATTAAGTCCTATACCTTGGGCTAATGAAGGTTTCTATTATGATGAACAGATTGATAGACCAGGTAAAAGTCCATTACATGAAAGTGGAGCCTATTATTTACAAGAACCATCTGCAATGAGTGTAGTTCCACATCTAGATATAAAAGAAGGTGATAAAGTACTTGATATGTGTGCAGCACCAGGAGGTAAATCTACATATATACTATCAGAATTAAATGATACAGGATTATTAGTATCAAATGAAATAAATCCAACTAGAATAAGGGCATTAGGAGAAAATCTAGAAAGGTTTGGAGCTAGAAACTGTATAATAACAAATACTGATTCTAACAATTTAAGAAAAGTATTCACAGGATATTTCGATAAGATAGTAATTGATGCACCTTGTTCTGGACAAGGTATGTTTAGAAAAGATGAAGTTGCAATAACAGATTGGAGTTATGCTAAGGTACTAGAATGTCAAAGTATCCAAAAAGATATAATAAGAGATGGATATGATATGTTAAGTAATGGTGGAATATTAGTGTATTCTACTTGTACATTTGCAAAAGAAGAAAATGAAGATGTAATAAATGAATTTATATCTGAATATGAAGGTGCTAAGTTAATTGAAATGCAAAGAATATGGCCTCATAAGGTTAAAGGGGAAGGTCACTTCGTAGCTAAAATTCAAAAACTAGAAGATGAAGATTGTAATATAAAATATATAAAAATAAAAAATAATGATAAAGAAGTTAAAGATTATAGAGAATTTGAAAAGAAATTCTTAAATATATCTATGGGAAATAGATTTGATATAAGAGGTGAAAATTTATACTTATTACCTGAAGAGCATCCGGATACAAAAAAATTAAAGGTATTAAGATATGGTCTTCACTTAGGAATGTTAAAGAAAAATAGATTTGAACCATCTCATGCATTATCTCATTATTTAAAGATGGAAGATGTAAAGAATGTAGAAGACTTTAGTATAGAAGATAGTAAAGTTTTAGACTACTTAAGAGGAAATACTATAGAAACTGGAAAAAGTAGAGGTTGGGTTTTAGTATGTGTAGAAGGCATAGGACTTGGATGGGGAAAAGAGTCTAATGGTGTACTAAAAAACCACTATCCTAAAGGATTAAGAATAAATTATTAA